A single window of Nicotiana sylvestris chromosome 5, ASM39365v2, whole genome shotgun sequence DNA harbors:
- the LOC138869660 gene encoding uncharacterized protein has product MLILSRDAIREREKEICSTSLSDLEEHRKKTPFVAESSSEEEKQRKKEAHREKMLNYFFGNAEEAIRKRESNLAIFREAHKRRREFYEAVHRKPEQQLLLEKMVWEREFYSFEEMKLKSLLGSKEYYWVTPLSKEEKEKEEEKREKELTANRQRGE; this is encoded by the coding sequence ATGTTAATTCTATCACGCGACGCAATTAGGGAGAGGGAAAAAGAAATTTGTTCGACCTCGTTATCGGATTTGGAGGAGCATAGGAAAAAAACACCTTTCGTTGCAGAATCATCATCAGAGGAAGAGAAGCAGAGGAAAAAAGAGGCACACCGGGAGAAGATGCTTAACTATTTCTTCGGAAACGCAGAGGAGGCTATAAGGAAGAGAGAGAGTAATCTTGCAATCTTTAGAGAGGCGCATAAGAGGCGACGAGAATTCTATGAAGCAGTACATCGGAAGCCGGAACAACAACTTCTTTTGGAAAAGATGGTGTGGGAAAGAGAATTCTACTCCTTCGAGGAAATGAAGCTAAAATCACTTTTAGGATCAAAAGAGTACTATTGGGTGACACCATTATCAaaagaggagaaggagaaggaggaggagaaaaggGAAAAAGAGCTGACAGCAAATAGGCAGAGAGGGGagtaa